In the genome of Synergistaceae bacterium, the window AAGCCGCCGTCGGGGTGGGCGGGTGGGAGACGGCGGCACGCAAAAAATTTTATCTCGGAGCAGGGACTATGAACTCATCACTACTCGCAGCCAATGAAGGAAGATTTATCATTATATCCTTGCTGAAGAAACAAATTTTTATCTCGCGTTCTATATTTTGCGTTATTTCTCCGTTCTCGTCAAAAATTTCAGCTTTAAGAATGAATTTCGGCCCGACAACTTTTCGCAAATCCCTGTCGCACGGTAAGAGTTCGGCCACTTCTCCGCCGTTAATGCTTACATTTACCTGTTCAAGTGCTTTATATTCGCCGAGTGTCTTATTATCTAGGAAAATTTGATGTTCACGGCCTATATAAAACAGTCCGAATCCCAGCGCAATTAACGCAGCAAGTAAAATTATTCTCTGAGTCCACCGCATTATAAATTTCAAGAAAGCTATAAACATTATTATTTGCCTCCTTTGTTAGTGCCTCGTAGAGTCCTGCGTGCTGCTTCACGTTCTCTGTTTCTCTTCCAAGCATGAAGGACTAAGGCAATCGCTATAATTCCGTATGAGACAAAGACTCGGAAATACTCGCCGATTTGAGCATCACCGATTAAATTTTTACCCGCCATAGGTGCGACTATGAACATCAAATGAAATAATATTACTCCGACAAAGACATTAGCGATACTTGCTCTTGAGACACTTGCGCCGCCGATTAATAACGCAGCAATTGAGAACATACCGGCCTGATCATGGCTGTTATATGTATTAAGAGTTCCCATGTTTTGCAAGTAAATTATTTGTCCATAACAAGCCAGCACAGTTGAAATTACTATAGCGATTACACGAGTACGATTTACGGCAATTCCCGCGCTGTCTGCAACTGCCTGATTTTGACCGATCGCCCGCATGTCTTGGCCTAATTTTGTCTTTCTGAACCAGACTATAAAGACGCAGAATAAAGCAATTATTAACAGTGTAGCGAGAGGGATTCTTATTGCACCGTCTAAAAATGGAATCTGAATCACTGCAAATGCTCCGGTTGAGTTAATGCTTATAAATTGTTGAGAGTCTTTAACACCGGCTATAACTGTCGGCAGTAAATTATCGAGGACTCCGCGAATTCCCAGCAAGCTGACAGCATTACGAACTCCATAACCGCGCGACAATAATAATGCAGGATTTGTAATAGGAATTATCCAGCCCATTAAATATAACACTGTCATTTGATAGACTCCGTTAATGAAGAATCCCAGTATATAAGATGTTACCATTTCGCGGCCCTTAGCACGGTTTAATACAGCCCCGCAGAAAATTCCCAGAATTATAGCAATTGGAGTCCCTATTAAGCAAGCTAAGACCATTCCCGGAATTCCCACGACTCCCCAGTCGCAGATCATCAATAAACCTATTTGTCCGGCCATTGCTCCGAGTACCATTCCGAAATTTAAGCCCATTCCCGCCATAATAGGAATCAATAGCGACAAAATCAAGAATGAATTACGCCCGATTCTAGTTAATAACTCCTGAATTAAATAACTCGCAGAAAATCCGCTTAGTGGTATAGCAAAGGCAGAAATTATTATAAACACTGCTGGGACGGCATTATTTGCTATTATGTCAAAAAGTTTGCGAATCATCTTCCCGCACGCACCTTTCTTGTGAGAGCATAGAGAATCATTCCATTACTCACAATTAATCTTATAACTTCTGACATGTCAGTCTGCAAATAGCTATTTATTACAGAAGGAGTCATCGTTAATATTCCCTGAAATAAGAATGTCCCGACAATTACATTTAATATGCTTGCTTTGTTGACGCTTGCACCGCCCAGTAAAATCGACGCGACCGCCGGCAATGCCATATAGAACGGGCCCATATATAATTGTATAAATCCGAAACTCTGTTCATATACTATAATTCCAATCGCGCCGAGTACAGTCGAGAGTACTACGGAAATAGTGCGCATTTTGTCAACGTTTACTCCGGAAGCACGCGCAAATTCGGGATTTGATCCCACTGCAGTTATAGCCGTCCCTGTTTTACTGCGCATGAATACCCAGACAAGAAAGGCCATTACAGCAAAGAAAATTAACATACCGGTCGGAATTATGAATCTCTCGTTAATTCTTATAGCAAGGGCATTATTTAATATATTCAGCCAGTAACCTTCTACGCTTATTGTAGTTCGCAAGCCCCGGCCCGCATAGCCCCAGACCATTGTAGGATGTTTATACGGGAGTAAAAGCCACGCTATACACATAAACGAGACTGACGAGAATCCGACATAAGTAGCTATCATCATTTCGTCGCCCTTGACTCGATTTAATAATTTGCCGTAAAGCCAGCCCAGAACCGCCGCAATTGGAATCGCTATAATTATCGCACTAGCAAACCCGATCGGCTCTCTATATGTCTCAACAAATGCAGGAGTAAGCCATGTTAAATTATATTGCCCTCCGAGTTCAGCAAGTTTTGTTAAAATTTCCGCGTTTAACTCGATTGAAAGTGTAGCACCCAACAATCCCGCAATTATTCCCAGAGGCAGCCCGAAATTTAATCCGCAGCCAGCCTGTACCATAGGGATCATTGCTAAGACCATAACGCCATTCATGCCGAATCTGACAAGGGTATTATTTAGTGAAGTGTCAACATTTACTCCGACAAAGGGAGCAGCTATAAATAATCCCATCAGAAATAAAGCTATTATTATACGTGGCCAGCCTGCTTTATCAATGAAATTTTTTATCATTCTGTCTCCTCACTCTCCTTATTTAAATTTATTTTGTGTTGTCCCATCATGAGCATTCCGAACTCTTCAGCAGGACTCGACGCAGGAAGGACTCCCGCAATTCTCCCTTCTCCGACTATAGCGACTCTATCACAGACACTGCGCAATTCTTCAAGCTCTGAACTTGTAATTATTATAGTCGTGCCGTGTTCCTTGTTATATTCTTTCAGGGTATCAAGAACGAGAGTTTTTGCTCCTATATCGATTCCGCGAGTAGGTTCGCAAATAAGCAAAATATCAGGCTGTAACACAAATGCTTTAGCAAGACAAACTTTTTGCTGATTCCCTCCTGATAATTCGCCGGCTAATTGACTCGGTCCAGTGCATTTAATGCCAAGTGAGTCAATAAATTTGCGTGCTTCTTTTCTCATTGCGTACTCATTGCGGACTTGAAATATAAAGGGGATTCCGAGTAAAAATCTTCCTTGTGTCTGCATAGCTGTAAAAGTTATATTCCAGTCTAAAGGCTCATCAAGCAATAAACCGACTCCGCGCCTATCTTCAGAGACAAAGGCCATTTTACGGGACAATGCAGCGCGCGGATGATTCAAAGCTAATTTTTTCCCGAATAATTTAACGCGTCCCCCTGCAGGATATAATCCCATAATACCGTTTGGAATTCCTAATTTGCCGTGTCCTGCGAGTCCTCCTAGTCCGAAAATTTCACCCTTTTTGACTTCAAATGATACGTCCCTGACAGTCTCGCCGGGCATGTCTACCCATAAATGATCGACTTTGAGAGCGGGCTTAATTTTTTTCTTTTTCTTGGGTGGATTCAAAGTCTCGTTTACATTATCAGGAGTAACAGGCTCGTCGGGAATTTCGGGAATTTCAACGGGTCTGACACTTTCACGGCCTACCATTAACGCGGCAATTTCTCGTGTTGAAAGCTCGTCGCTTGATTTATCAGTAATTAATTTTCCGTCGCGCAAAACTAGAATCCTATGACATAAATCTTTGACTTCATGCAATCTGTGTGAAATAAATACTATTGCTATACCTGAACGCGCTAATTTCTTAAGAGCTGTTAATAAAATCTCGGCTTCACTCTCTGTTAATACTGCGGTCGGCTCATCAAGAAATAATAATCTCGTGTTTTTCCTGTCAATTTCGCGGGCAATCTCAATAAATTGCTTGTAACCTACCGGCATTTCACTTACTATCATGTCAGGATTAATATTTACTCCGAGCGTATGAATAGCAGAATTTGCCCTGTTATGCATTGCATCGCGGTCAAGAGTCGAGACTCTATCGCTGAATACATAATTAATTAATGAAGGATTCAAGACTTCACGATTTAACAAAATATTTTCAGTTGCTGTGAATCCCGGAATCAGTGAAAATTCCTGATGTACCATTCCTATACCTGCTGCGAGTGCCTGATTAGGTGAAGTGAAATTTACTCGTCTGCCGTCAAGAAATAAATCTCCCTCGTAGCCTCCTGTTGACGCTATAACGGGCATTCCGAATAAAATATTTAGCAGCGTCGACTTCCCTGCACCGTTCTCACCGACAAGGCCTATAATTTCGCCCGAGTCAATGCTGAACGATATATCAGACAAAACACGATTGCCGTAGTATTCTTTGCCTATGTGCTCAAGTCTAAGCAATGAGCTTGTATTATTATCTGACAAATAAAATCGCCTCCTACTTATTATTATATAATCAAAAAAAGGGAATGCTTGAATTTGCACTCCCTATGAATTAGCTAGAATTAAATATTTACGCGAAAATTTTTATTTTACGGGAGTCATGCGGATCTTGAAATATTTTTCGGGAATCTCAACTTCAGCAAGTCCGAGAAAATCTCCGCCGAGCACGTATGTATCTTGACGCAATAAAATAAATTTCGTGTTCTTAACGCCTGTTACTGCATCAGTGAAATAACTTGCTCCCCAGTGTGCACCCGGGCAGAATTCGTCATAAGCTGTTCTCATTTCGCGCAATGCTTGAGCCGAGCCGAGTTTATTCGTGAATGTGCCTTCTACGTATCTTTTGCCGTATTCAACAAGTGCCGCCGTTGTCGTATAGCCCCATGAATAGGCCCATGTTCCCATACGTCCGCCGCCTCCTGCTTTAACTACAGCGTCCTCTACTTTTTTCAGGATTGCGGGCCAGTCGCCTTGTTCCTTTGATAAATCAATTCCGAGCGCTCCGGGATAACCCATAACAGGTGAGGGCAAATCAGCTTCAACGAAATAACCGCCCAGTGCAGCGACCTGACGTAATAGAGGCTCAGTGTGTCCGTCATTTGTGCAGAAAAATGCAGCGTCTTTGCCGTATTTCTCGATCCATGCGGGCATATTCTCAAGAATATATTGCTGGGCTCCTGCCATTCCTACATCGCTGGTAGGGTCGGGGGCTGTCTCGAATACAAATTTGATTCCCAGATCTTTGCAGGCTTCTTCCATAATTGCGCGTCTAAGTCCTAAAGTCTCATAGCTCATATGACGGGGGAATGAAATATGAACGAAAGTTTTTGCGCCCATTTTCTTAGCTCCGAGGGGAATTGTGTAGCCTCGTCCGATATGATCCGTGTGAGTCGCTATATGAGCGGCTTCTGTGATTACTCCGGGATCTTCGTGGGGTTCGCCGGCAAGCAATAAAATTTTGTCGCCGTATTTCTCGCGGATTCTCCTGAAGGCTTCAGCTGTTCCGGGGACTGCCTGATTTACTACGATGACTCTCATTAATGGATCGTCAGCAAGTCCCACTATTTGAGCTATTACTGTTTCCTGCTCTGAAGGGAAGTTATCAGGATAAGTAATGTGAGTTATCATGCCGCCCTTTGACGCATCGCCGTATTTCTGAATCATTAACTCTGCGCCGCGTAAATCGTCCTCACTCTGTGAAACTGTGCCGGTTACGACTCCGATATGAAATTTTGCGTCTTCAGCAAATGCCGCACTAATTAACGCAATGACAAGCGCGAATACAAGTATAAATTTTTTCACAGTAAAAATTGCCTCCTTAAGAATTAATAAATATATAAATTTGTGATGTGAATAATTATATTAGCTCGTAAAATTTTTAGCATTAGCAGAATTCATGAATTAATCTACAACCTGCGAAAAAGTTGACGCAACATTATATTTAATTCCCAGCGATTCAAAATATTTTTTGCACATGAAATTTTTATATTTTCAATACCGCGTAAATCTTGATTTCTTGCAGATCCTTTTGTCTCAATCACTGAAAATTTTTCGTCGATAACGGCCGCCCAGTCAGGATTATATTTTCCTGTAGGAGTCTCAATCGCAAAATTTCCGGGTAACTTCAAATGCACTGAAACATTCTCGCTCGAATCAATTTCACCGGCAAAATCTTTCTCTATACCTGAGTCGCATATTGCATAATCATAGAGTCCGCGTTTACGGGTCTCCGCAATTTCTGACTCGTTTGCAAATTTTTCACGTTCGAGAGAGTCAAATATTTCTGAGTCAATCTCGTCAAATTCGTCTATTGCCTCATATTTTATATTATCTGCTGACATGATAGATTTCTGTTCATTAATTAATATAATTGTCTGCGCTATGAAATTTTCAGGATTCAAAGCAAATAACTCTAATTTTTCAGGATTTATAGATTTAAGAATATCAACAATTATTTTGCGTGAGAGTTCAGTTTGGCGAGCTAATTTGCCTACTAAATCATATTTTGTGAAAGCTGAAAAATTTTCAAGAGTTATATATTTCGAGTCCCCTTCAGTAAAATTAAAATTTGAGTCCATATTCCCGCGCTCGATTTTTACGTGAACACGAGAAATTTGTAACAAGTCATTTATTTTGCGGGCTGAATCTTTTATGAAAGCTGACTCGTTGAGATTCACAAAATAAATTGATTTGCGGTTAATTCTGCGCCATAGTTCCCGGAATTCAGGAGACTCGAATCTCTCGCGGTTGAGTGTAATTTTTTGCTGCTCACGTGTATTAGCGATTCTTGGCGAGTCCTCGTTATTCTCTCTAAATTCTGACTGCAGACCTTCAGCAAAATTTTTATAGCTTTCACTGGCAATTACAGTTAATAAATTTATTTCTCCGTCTATTATTCTAGTTCCGTCCTGATTCACCGGTAAACGCAAGCCCCGCCCTATTTCCTGCCGCCGCCGTATATCACTGGTAGAATTTTTCAGCGCGCAAATCTGAAACACGTTTGGATTATCCCAGCCTTCACGTAAAGCCGAGTGAGAAAATATAAATCTTACAGGTTCGCCGAGATTCAAGAGTCTTTCTTTATCGCGCATAATTAAGTCAAATGCTGAAATGTCGTCGCTCGTGCCTTCTTTCTTGTTAATTTTGCCGTCCGTCATGCGATTATTTTTGTCGATCGAGAAATACCCCGCGTGAGTCGATTCTGCTTTTATGCTCGCTAAATATCCCGAATAAGCCGAGTCTTGATTCTCAAAATTTTTAACTGCCTTGTTATATTCTTCCTCGAAAATTTTAGCGTAAATCCCGTTATATTCGCCGTCATCATTATATTTTCTGTATTTCGCGACCTCGTCAATAAAGAATAACGACAAAACTTTTATCCCTCTGCTGTATAAAATTTTCTCGCGCCTTAAATGAGTCTCTATTGTCTCTCTTATCTGAATGCGCCTTAATTCGTCCTCGTTGAGATTGCCAGTTATCTCACCTTCTGAAAGTTTTACACCGTTCAGAAATTCTATGCTGTTATTCAGGCCGTCAATCATGCGAATTATATAACCGTTTTTATACTCGTCTAAATGGCCGGATAACTCAAATAAATTTGCGCCCTCGTTTAATTTTCGCGTTAATCGCTGCAAACCTGATTGAGTCATTCTGTCAAATTCGATCATAGCTGCCGGGTCATGTTCAGATTTTATTATGCCTCGTAAATAGACATAGCCCGAACCTGCCGCAATATTCGTAAACGTGAAGCCTGTTACAGCAATTTTCTTGACTAAATTTTTGTCAAGTGCCTCACCTGCTCCGAGTTTATATACAAGATTATATTTTTCTCTGGGAGTCGCTGAATAACGCAAAATAAATAACGGGTTAAAATCTTTTATGCCTTCACGAGTCTTGACTCCCTCGACTGATTGAGGCTCATCAATTATTATTATCGGCCTGACTGACGAAATTGCATCAATGGGCCTGCGTCCTCCGAACTTGTCAATATTCTTGTGAATTAATCGTGAATTCTCGTCCCTTGCGTTGAAAGCCTGCGAGTTTATAATCATTGCCTGCAAATTGCTGTCTTCTACGAATTGGCGTATTTGTCCGGTCTTGGCCGAGTCGTAAATAAAATAATTTATCGGCTGTGTATAATCTGCTTTAAAATGTTCCTGAGTTATCGCAAAAGTTTTATATACTCCTTCACGTATTGCTATACTGGGTACGATTATAATAAATTTGCTCCAGCCATATAATTTATTTAATTCATAAATAGTGCGGATATATGTATAAGTTTTGCCCGTGCCTGTCTCCATTTCGACGGTAAAATTTTTACCAGCTAGCGAGTCAGACTGAGGAAGATTATTACTTTCCTGAACTTTACGGAGATTTGCGAGAATTTGAGCGTCATCTATAATAATTTCTCGATTCCCGAACGCTGTAAACGTAAAAATTTCGCCCTCATTCCTGCCAGTAAATGAAAATCTCTCACTGCCCTGACCGTTGAATAAATCACAGATTGATTTTGCCGCTCTCTCTTGAAAATCTTGTTTTGCGAACTTGAGCCTAATTGCCAAATTGCCCCGCTCCCTTCATATTTTATATAGCACAAAAAATTTTATTTCCGCCCGTTTATAAGCCGTTATCTTTTGCCGGAACTACCACTCACCCGCAAATCCCCCTCTACAAATAATAATATATAATTATCAGCAATCATACAGTTATTATCTTTTGTCGAACTCAGAATCTACGAAATAATAATCTCTAATTATCAGCAATCCTGACGCAATCAACAAATCACCGTCTACAAAATAATAATATCCGAATCTTCCGAGTAATGCGCGAAAATATGACGTAAATTTATCATGTCGTTCACGTTCTCAAAGCAGGAGTCACGGAATAATGCGCGCTCCGGCCTCTTCTTTGCAATATATTCAATTAACGGACGATTTATATTTTTGTCAAAGCAGGCAATAATTTTATTTTCTCCGTAATAGTGCAGAGTGAACCCGTCAACAATTTCCGCGCTGTAACAAAGCGACAAGGACAGTCCAAGCTCTGAAACTTGAGCGAATAACAAATCTAATGCGTTCCTGTCAGGCTTTATATTTTCTGTCAGGGTGTCAAGAATTCCGGGCGTGTACTCTTCAGGTGAGAGAAAGACATTTTTATAATTGCCCGAGTCGACCTGAAGGACTCTAAATCCCTTGTCGCCCCATTGCAGATTTTGACCGGCTTTAATTATTCTTGCGCGACCTATATCGCAAATAGTGTTATAACCGGCCTTAAATGCTTCAGAGTCAGGAGCGCAGGACTCGGGAATTTGTACGAGTATAAATTTTCGATTCCCGCCTAAGTCTGCATTATTCAAATTCATAACAGCGTGGGCAGTTGTTGATGAGCCGGCAAAGAAGTCTAATATTATTGCGTTGTCGTCGAGATTTGCGAGAGTCATTAAATGCTGTAATAACCGCACGGGCTTGGGACTGTCAAAATATAAGCCGCCTAAAAGTTTTGCGAGTTCCTGCGCGCCCTCTTGAGTATGACCGACATTTTTATTGTGTAAAATCGAAATCGGCGACATTCCCGAAAATTTTAATTCCGATAGAAAACGTTTCAATCTAGGGACTCCGTCACCGTCTGCACCGAACCAGATTCTATTATCATTTACTTTTTGTTGAAATGCTGCCTTTGATAGTCGCCAGCAACGTCCGGGCAATGGCTCTATAATTTTTCCTGATGGAGTAGTAACAGGATAATCATATTCAGCACTGTATGTTTTAACGGTAAGATTACCGGACATCCATACACCGCGCGGGTCATTATCGGGGTTGCTGTATCTTGAGTCGGCCTCTTCTGTTCGCGGGAGTCTCTGAATCGTGAACGCGTCAATATTATTTGCGAACATCAATATATAATCATGACTCACTGATATAAATTTTGCGTCATTCTTAGGTGCAAATGCTTTCTCCCATATTAACTGGGCGATAAAATTATCTTCTCCGAAAATCTCATCACAGATCTTGCGTAAATTTGCCTGTTCGTTGTCATCGATTGAGATAAAAATAACGCCGTCATCAGTTAATAAATTTCTAGCGAGCTTCAATCTTGAGTAAATCATGCTGCACCAGTCCGAATGAAAGCGGGGATTACTTTTTGAATTTTCACGGAAATTAGCGGCTGTAAAATTTCGTCTGCCCTCGTCGTCAAAAGTTTTTTGCTGTTCATGTTCCTGCGCTTGAGAGTGAGAGAAGTTATCAGAGTAAATAAAATCATGTCCGGTGTTATAAGGGGGGTCTATGTAGATTAATTTGACCTGTTTCATATAACTTTTTTGCAAAATTTTCAGGACTTCGAGATTATCGCCTTCAATATATAAATTCTGTGTTGAGTCAAAATTTATGCTTAAGTTCGGATTTGGGCGCAATATTTTATCAGTCGGTGAGGCTGCTTTGAGTTTAGCGGCGTTTTTGCCCGGCCAAGTGAGTTCGTAAAATTCGCGTTCGTTCATGATTATATGCTTCCAGTCAGAAAAATTTTTATTGAAGTATAGCATGTGAGAGTGTGAATGTGTGATAAAATAGGGACAACATTGAGGGGAGTTGAACCCTATTTAGTGAAATAAAACGCTCATTACTAGCTGAAGAGTTTTTCCAGCAAGGTTATTACCAAGATGGCGAAATCAACAAGCCAGTGAAGAACTGCGGCGATTGACTTAATTATGCGGATCAAGTCGCGCCGCTTTTGTCTTCTGGAGCGTTTGTCGTTGTGTTTTTGCGCCAAATTTCTGCACCAGACTTTCTCACGGTGGACTCTCGCTTTTCTATCAATGAGCCGTGACTCTCATGACGAGCCAAATGAAAGACTCGGCTTGCCGAGCCTCTTAACGCAAAATTATATCAAAATATTTTATATGAGTTCGTATTAAGCTATAATAATAAAAATTTTTATAATTTTCTAAGGAGGCTATAAACATGAAACGCGTATCGTTATTAGTGAAAATTTCTATAGGCTTTGTGCTGGGAATAATATTCGGCTTTGCAATCGGTCCGACTGTGGCAAACTCTCAGGCTTTGAGCGTCTATATAATGCCGTTTATTGATCTTGTCGGAAAAATTTTCCTGCGCTTGTTAATGATGCTGATAGTTCCGTTAGTATTCTCTTCACTTGTTGCCGGAGCTGCTTCAGTCGGTGATATTCACAAACTTGGCCGAATAGGAATAAAGACTCTTGCTTTATATTTAGTCACAACTGCGATTGCTATAATAATCGGTCTTGCATGCGGAAATATATTTAATCCCGGCGTAGGAATGAACATTCCCGGAAATATTCAAGCGACATCTAAGGCCGCAAAGCCTCTTGTTGATGTAATTCTTGATATATTCCCGACAAATCCTGTAGCCTCAATGGTAAATGCCAACATGCTGCAAATTATAGTATTCGCTTTATTTTTCGGGGTAGCTTGTATCTTAGCAGGTGAACGCGGCCGAAAAGTAGCAGATTTCTTTGAGAGTGTCGCAGAAGTCATGTATAAAGTTACTCATGTTGTTATGAACGTCGCTCCGTACGGTGTATTTGCATTAATAAGTGTAACAGCGGCAAAATTTGGAATTGCTATTCTTGCACCGTTCGTGAAAGTAATCGCGGCTGTATTTATCGGCTGTATTATTCACGCATTAATAGTTTACTCCGGAATGATTACGGTTATTTGCAGACGTTCGCCGAAATGGTTCTTTAAGGGAATTGACGAGGCAGCAATCACGGCATTTGTTACGCGTTCAAGTTCGGGGACTCTTCCTGTAACTCTTGCGAATGTCCGCGACGAATTAGGCATATCTGAAGGTGTAAGCTCGTTTGTTTTGCCGCTGGGAGCCACTATAAATATGGACGGGACGGCATTATATCAGGGAGTTTGCGCGCTTTTCGTTGCTCAAGCGTTTAATGTGCCCATGACTCTTAGTATGCAAATAGGGATCGTAGTAACTGCGACTCTTGCTTCAATAGGAACGGCAGGAGTTCCCGGCGCGGGCTTGATAATGCTCACAATGGTATTAACAAGTGTAGGACTTCCAATTGAAGGAATCGCGCTCGTAGCTGGTATTGATGTAATTCTTGACTCGGCCCGTACTTGCTTGAATGTCATCGGCGATACTGCAGTTTGTGCCGTAGTAGCTGCGACTGAAGGCGAAACTTTGAAATCTTAGAATTATATTCAAACATAAATTTTTGAGTGAGTCAGGGAATAAAAAAATCTCTGGCTCATTTATTTTGCTTTAACGTGATAAAACGCTGAAAAATTTTTATTACTGTGCTATGATTCATAAAAAATTTTACACGAGGTGAATCGTCAATCATGAGGAAATTTTTATTAACACTTCTTGCGATTTCATTATTAGCTGTACCGGCATTCAGTGCAGAGCCCATTAAAATCGGAGAGATCGCGACAGTAACAGGAGATTTTGCGGCCTATGGTGTTGCGGAAGTCGAGAGCGTAAAAATTGCAGTTGCTGAAATAAACGCAGCGGGCGGAGTTCTC includes:
- a CDS encoding dicarboxylate/amino acid:cation symporter; the encoded protein is MKRVSLLVKISIGFVLGIIFGFAIGPTVANSQALSVYIMPFIDLVGKIFLRLLMMLIVPLVFSSLVAGAASVGDIHKLGRIGIKTLALYLVTTAIAIIIGLACGNIFNPGVGMNIPGNIQATSKAAKPLVDVILDIFPTNPVASMVNANMLQIIVFALFFGVACILAGERGRKVADFFESVAEVMYKVTHVVMNVAPYGVFALISVTAAKFGIAILAPFVKVIAAVFIGCIIHALIVYSGMITVICRRSPKWFFKGIDEAAITAFVTRSSSGTLPVTLANVRDELGISEGVSSFVLPLGATINMDGTALYQGVCALFVAQAFNVPMTLSMQIGIVVTATLASIGTAGVPGAGLIMLTMVLTSVGLPIEGIALVAGIDVILDSARTCLNVIGDTAVCAVVAATEGETLKS